The proteins below come from a single Malus domestica chromosome 03, GDT2T_hap1 genomic window:
- the LOC103432372 gene encoding NAC domain-containing protein 41-like encodes MAGYYQVPVGYRFMPRDDELLLGYLRPKLDGQDYPKGIVHDCDLYGLEEPSDIWRRLNRASHDGQECTDDKDIYVFTTLNSKAPNGSRVCRTVGTTGGTWKGEDAGKEIYASGIKQAIGFRKRFTYRNKGSPQNDHWIMLEFHLDPSLLRNKHHQEKNIVLCILRRKDDISKKRKLEGRDNYEENAANHFQPQALNDINVGDYNNAPSYMEQIAFDHLQPQALTATTTGDYINDPRYTEENAANHFQPQEHYAATTGDYSNAHWYTEQNAADHFEPHDEAHNATNEDLTTALRRMEEILMSGF; translated from the exons ATGGCTGGTTACTACCAAGTTCCAGTAGGGTACAGGTTCATGCCTCGAGACGACGAACTACTTCTTGGCTACCTTCGTCCCAAACTTGACGGACAGGACTATCCCAAAGGCATTGTTCATGACTGTGATCTCTACGGTCTTGAAGAACCATCGGACATATGGAGACGTCTTAACCGTGCATCACATGATGGTCAAGAATGTACAGATGATAAAGATATCTACGTCTTCACCACACTCAACTCGAAGGCTCCTAATGGCTCGCGTGTTTGCCGAACAGTTGGCACCACCGGCGGCACTTGGAAAGGCGAAGATGCCGGCAAGGAAATCTACGCTTCTGGGATTAAACAAGCTATTGGCTTCAGAAAAAGATTTACGTACAGGAACAAAGGATCCCCGCAGAATGACCATTGGATTATGCTTGAGTTCCATCTTGATCCATCTTTACTACGAAACAAACATCATCAA GAGAAGAATATTGTTCTTTGTATTCTTAGAAGAAAGGATGACATATCAAAGAAAAGGAAGCTGGAGGGAAGAGATAACTATGAAGAAAACGCAGCTAATCACTTTCAACCTCAGGCGCTTAATGATATAAATGTTGGAGATTACAATAATGCCCCTAGCTATATGGAGCAAATCGCATTTGATCACTTGCAACCTCAGGCACTTACTGCTACAACAACTGGAGATTATATTAATGACCCTAGGTATACAGAAGAGAACGCAGCTAATCACTTTCAACCTCAGGAGCATTATGCTGCAACCACCGGAGATTACAGTAATGCACATTGGTATACAGAACAGAATGCAGCTGATCACTTTGAACCTCATGATGAGGCGCATAATGCTACAAATGAAGATTTAACTACTGCCCTTAGGCGTATGGAAGAGATCCTTATGAGCGGTTTTTGA
- the LOC103432206 gene encoding FBD-associated F-box protein At4g10400-like encodes MSLVLKRRAKVKDRINALPDALLCHILSFLPTKYAVRTTILSRRWKNLWTSVPNLYFNDRKDFPSFQAGPYGSNLFTRFVDRVLYFRDSSDIKKFRLSVTYTDDLSHVDGWLCTAIRRNVVELDFELCQSHYNQYREFELPQSLFTCRTLTVLKLSSNCITYAPPTSGCFPSLKFLYVTAHYPDTDSIEKLISCCPILENLNIDGILRCDVVSNIHISVPTVKTLSINLSVDPQYHDYNLLINGPKLENIDFKQDLSSNYSLEHSKSLVKANIVLKEVPCRVVALLEAISNVKYLSLSAERLKEWYLPVFPNLSQLKVVLYDSCYWEMLVMLLRKTPNLEDLILEDRTICQRDYSKLRWNPPKFLLLYLRSHLKTITIRGFKGREIEREVSKYLLENAKILKKMRIYTSLVHITEKELYKEFLMFQRGSVTCQVEFIKM; translated from the exons ATGAGCTTGGTGTTGAAGCGTCGAGCAAAAGTTAAAGATAGGATCAATGCGCTACCAGATGCACTTCTATGTCACATACTTTCGTTCCTTCCTACAAAATATGCTGTGAGGACCACCATTTTGTCTAGAAGGTGGAAGAACTTATGGACTTCTGTTCCCAATCTCTACTTCAACGACAGAAAAGATTTTCCTTCTTTTCAGGCAGGTCCATATGGCTCTAACCTTTTTACCAGATTTGTTGATCGTGTACTTTACTTCCGCGACTCATCAGACATAAAAAAATTCCGTCTTTCAGTTACCTATACTGATGATTTGTCTCATGTTGATGGTTGGCTTTGCACTGCCATAAGGCGTAATGTCGTTGAACTTGATTTTGAGCTTTGTCAATCTCATTATAATCAATACCGGGAATTTGAGTTGCCTCAGAGCCTTTTCACGTGCAGAACACTAACGGTTTTGAAGTTGAGCTCAAACTGCATTACCTATGCTCCTCCTACATCGGGGTGTTTCCCAAGCCTCAAGTTCCTCTATGTCACAGCTCATTATCCTGATACCGACTCAATTGAAAAGCTTATTTCTTGCTGCCCTATCCTGGAAAACTTGAATATAGATGGAATTCTAAGATGTGACGTAGTTTCAAATATCCATATTTCTGTGCCTACAGTGAAGACATTGAGTATAAATCTGTCCGTTGATCCTCAGTATCATGATTACAATCTTCTTATCAATGgcccaaagcttgaaaacattGATTTCAAGCAAGATCTTTCGTCAAATTATTCTCTGGAGCATTCAAAATCCCTAGTAAAAGCTAATATTGTTCTCAAAGAAGTTCCCTGCCGTGTAGTTGCACTACTGGAAGCAATATCAAATGTGAAATATCTGTCTCTTTCAGCTGAACGTTTGAAG GAATGGTATCTCCCTGTTTTTCCTAATTTGAGCCAACTGAAGGTGGTTCTTTATGATAGCTGTTATTGGGAAATGCTAGTAATGTTACTCCGTAAGACGCCCAATCTGGAGGATCTTATCTTAGAAGAT AGAACCATATGTCAAAGAGATTATTCAAAGCTTCGGTGGAATCCACCAAAGTTTTTGCTTCTTTATCTGCGGTCGCACCTCAAGACTATCACCATAAGAGGATTCAAGGGACGAGAGATTGAGAGGGAAGTGTCAAAGTATTTGTTAGAGAACGCTAAGATTTTGAAGAAAATGAGGATATATACAAGTCTTGTGCATATTACAGAGAAAGAGCTATACAAGGAATTCTTAATGTTTCAAAGGGGTTCGGTGACTTGTCAAGTTGAATTCATCAAGATGTAG